One window of Botrimarina mediterranea genomic DNA carries:
- a CDS encoding AAA domain-containing protein, whose protein sequence is MVELSEATAQLKQTRDPAGRAELRRTIKEIRTRMADASLGQFLNAHLRVITATSHKAMMLLNHADVVDQFDRGAAPFTTVVIDEAGLVSRAATAVLSLLAARRVVLVGDSKQLAPISRISRVIEPLQGRWLAKSGLSHLDRIDACPDGVHALREQYRMHPAICGVVSSYHYGGALSTAPMVLGRQCPLPDRFAAAPRAIWCVLDQAVDDLPAIRAQRGPGNRSWVRHATFDVLERLFAAGDLNDRHGLFISPYRAQAKLVGDELARQGRGGWSASTVHSQQGAEADMVVFDTVNAGSCGWPYEEWKRLVNVGLSRARESLIVLASRAEMDEPFLSGLRQQLVPCVLQRRGDGWEWERVELATAAASPVAGAPTDDRLGSQLQSRRTLRPVMSEDQQRLCGLSLDGKPRLVRGVAGSGKTAVLASWLAQSLERLGDRPDTTLWAVFANRTLQSLLVQSIEKAWRERHASDPLPWERVSVLHLLEVLEGILPTAGLQARDFGFDYDAAAAKFLNRADLDAIAPRCQAIFIDEAQDMGPSVLRLLSLLVEQSDPTDPNSRSVNIFFDNAQNIYGRGVPMWSRMGLDLRGRSTVLKESFRSTRPIFPPPVCASICCLRNC, encoded by the coding sequence TTGCGCGTGATCACCGCGACGTCGCACAAAGCGATGATGCTGCTCAACCACGCGGATGTCGTCGATCAGTTCGATCGCGGCGCCGCTCCGTTCACCACCGTGGTGATCGACGAGGCGGGTCTGGTCTCGCGGGCGGCGACCGCCGTTCTCTCGCTACTCGCCGCGCGGCGCGTTGTCCTGGTGGGCGATTCGAAGCAACTGGCACCGATCAGCCGCATTAGCCGTGTCATCGAGCCCCTCCAGGGCCGCTGGCTCGCCAAGAGCGGCCTTTCGCACCTCGACCGGATCGACGCGTGTCCCGACGGCGTGCACGCGCTACGCGAGCAGTATCGGATGCACCCGGCGATCTGCGGGGTCGTGTCGAGCTACCACTACGGCGGCGCGCTGAGCACCGCGCCGATGGTTTTGGGACGGCAGTGCCCCTTGCCCGATCGGTTCGCCGCCGCGCCGCGCGCCATCTGGTGCGTTCTTGACCAGGCCGTCGACGACCTTCCTGCGATCCGCGCTCAGCGGGGACCGGGTAATCGCAGTTGGGTGCGCCACGCCACCTTCGACGTGCTCGAGCGGCTCTTCGCCGCGGGCGACCTGAACGATCGGCACGGACTCTTTATCTCCCCCTACCGCGCTCAGGCCAAACTCGTGGGCGATGAACTCGCACGGCAGGGACGGGGCGGCTGGTCGGCTTCGACTGTCCACAGCCAGCAGGGCGCCGAAGCCGACATGGTGGTCTTCGATACCGTCAACGCGGGAAGCTGCGGCTGGCCTTACGAGGAGTGGAAGCGGCTAGTGAACGTGGGTCTGAGCCGAGCGCGGGAGTCGCTGATTGTGCTGGCGAGCCGCGCCGAGATGGACGAGCCGTTCCTCAGTGGGCTGCGTCAACAACTGGTTCCGTGCGTGCTCCAACGAAGGGGCGACGGATGGGAGTGGGAGCGGGTCGAGTTGGCGACGGCGGCCGCGTCACCGGTCGCTGGGGCGCCCACCGACGATCGGCTGGGGAGTCAGCTCCAGAGCCGCCGTACGCTACGGCCGGTGATGTCGGAGGATCAACAGCGGTTGTGTGGGCTGTCGCTCGACGGCAAGCCGCGGCTGGTGCGGGGCGTCGCCGGCAGCGGTAAAACGGCCGTGCTCGCTAGCTGGCTGGCGCAGTCCCTCGAGCGGCTGGGCGATCGGCCCGACACGACCCTGTGGGCGGTGTTCGCCAACCGCACGCTCCAATCGCTGTTGGTGCAGTCGATCGAGAAAGCGTGGCGGGAGCGACACGCCTCGGACCCCTTGCCGTGGGAACGCGTGAGCGTGCTGCATCTGCTGGAGGTGCTGGAGGGGATCTTGCCGACGGCCGGACTCCAGGCGCGGGATTTTGGGTTCGACTACGACGCCGCCGCCGCCAAGTTCTTAAATCGCGCGGACCTCGACGCGATCGCGCCGCGGTGCCAAGCGATCTTCATCGATGAGGCTCAGGACATGGGCCCCAGCGTACTGCGGCTGCTGTCGCTGCTGGTCGAGCAGAGCGACCCCACCGACCCCAACAGCCGCTCGGTAAACATCTTCTTCGACAACGCGCAGAACATCTACGGCCGCGGCGTGCCGATGTGGAGCCGGATGGGGCTCGACCTGCGGGGACGCTCGACCGTGCTGAAGGAGAGCTTCCGCAGCACGCGTCCAATCTTCCCTCCGCCTGTGTGTGCTTCTATTTGTTGTCTTCGAAACTGCTGA
- a CDS encoding beta strand repeat-containing protein has translation MPLRFFALYLLGVVTARAVALDQVINLPPATSLAGLQSNTQVNVLDGANLSGFQVPDSLTGVEVNVLGGTIQQSVIVSGLNQLNIAGGSIGSRSIGNSGVAGRSIQVTGGEVSALAPSHSLLMGGGHVHRLSLRQPTLTADISGGNIDALDSRSGATTLIRGSRVGNIVALADAATTLRGDDFRLDGTPVTGTVSVGRSSILTGVLEDGSSFIFASAGLNPYGDWLENVQLDVVPLPAAASVVDLSVTPVPNGLREGQTLIASAGDDLGDNFHATSATIELGAGDLGERAKLLDSKLIVDGGSVRKNLLIYPGSEIELRSGSIASFRSAVFDSPLPYGATSSLKMLGGTIGSDAAFADDPAIGVGMAVTIAGGEVLDELRLSESSLTQSGGRLTNLSVTDSTYNITGGSAEDVRLGGGTMLMDGGAIRRLQVVGGQAVIEGGRLGSLSGAAQLAGQFELDGVPVSGPTTVPSGSVLTGVLVDGSTLAFSPMFDDELGNLQLVSAPVPPATPKVLNAPYDAIPNGIRDGQLLTLAPGADAGHDFVALDATLNVAGGTVGDGAVVAGGVTLLSSGTIGRSFNAIDDAVVVVSGGRLGPAAGGSFDNAQVLRGSTLSVVGGEVPGRLVVGSGSSVNAVGGYVREIRPLGRSTVHVGEEAQIGAIANTSLYGDVGSERIDLRIVGGTVDYIGLRQSDVEIVAGDIRSAFMSEGSVGTIRGGTLESSGAGPGGLLTLIDGVVSGGISAGTSGSSVQSPNGLVAVKGGLVGNATALRQGEVTIEGGRITGNLLADEGTIEIVGGQVENFTSTDGSAQRNRIEDRGIVNLAGGEIRGGFFVERGDFGGAGSALNVAGGVFGRANLAENGAKVRLYGGEFALNGEAVSGQVDPIGDYVLTGTLGDGTVVILASATSDVFAAGTLELVSAEVPMAPSVINAPSEPAPRGLRAGQTLNLGEGAAIGYHFAAVDATLNMTGGSIDYGIELLGSQANLEGGTVGEALFVHAGSTVNIDGASVGDYATAGAGAVVNLSAGSLGGFTTFESGSDLVMSGGAIGRQALVRGDALISGGVVGRELRMRTGSALELRGAEFRRNGDPVSGPTTFLIGDILTGVLSDGTPVLFGAGDALLNVTITETDVPEAPLETIVAPASPTPRGLRAGQSLVLQAGAATVADFTMLEADVVVDGGQIADYLEALDSRIELRDGSIGAEATLYGDSRLTVRGGVLAAGLTVRSGATLSQIGGEVDNLTLTAGATLNVGGGDFGGQPEDLAGRDFWTTTGSTINLFGLSFTQNGVDLLASLELGQSVEVVDKLAAIDGVLADGSAFGLVPGGRARSIGAAAFTLTKLLLGDFNHDGLVDAADYTVWRDSEGQQVAAGTGADHDLDGEITSSDRDVWAANYGRTFAVALAASVPEPAGAGLVTLATLLGLTRRSCRGRSAP, from the coding sequence ATGCCTCTTCGCTTCTTCGCTCTTTATCTGCTTGGCGTCGTGACGGCTCGAGCCGTGGCGCTCGACCAGGTCATTAACCTGCCGCCCGCGACGTCGCTGGCGGGTTTGCAGTCGAACACGCAGGTCAATGTGCTGGACGGGGCGAACCTGTCGGGGTTTCAGGTCCCTGACAGCCTGACGGGGGTTGAAGTCAATGTCCTGGGAGGGACGATCCAGCAAAGTGTCATCGTCAGCGGGTTGAATCAACTTAACATCGCTGGTGGTTCGATCGGAAGTCGTTCGATCGGCAACAGCGGCGTTGCAGGCAGGTCGATCCAAGTGACGGGCGGCGAAGTGTCGGCTTTAGCGCCGAGCCACAGTTTGTTGATGGGAGGCGGGCACGTGCACCGACTTTCTTTGCGTCAGCCGACACTGACGGCGGATATTTCCGGGGGGAACATCGACGCTTTGGACTCGCGTAGCGGCGCCACGACGCTCATCCGCGGCAGCCGAGTCGGAAACATCGTGGCGCTCGCTGACGCCGCGACCACGCTCCGCGGGGACGACTTCCGCCTTGATGGGACGCCCGTCACGGGGACTGTGTCGGTCGGGAGGTCGTCGATCCTCACCGGCGTGCTGGAAGACGGGTCGAGTTTTATTTTCGCGTCGGCGGGGCTGAACCCTTACGGCGACTGGCTCGAGAATGTGCAGCTCGATGTGGTCCCGCTGCCTGCCGCCGCCTCGGTGGTTGACCTGTCGGTCACCCCCGTTCCGAACGGTCTTCGCGAAGGTCAGACGCTTATCGCCTCGGCCGGCGACGACCTGGGCGACAACTTCCACGCCACCAGCGCGACGATCGAACTTGGCGCGGGCGACCTGGGAGAGCGTGCGAAGCTGCTCGACTCGAAGCTGATCGTCGATGGCGGCTCGGTACGCAAAAACCTGTTGATCTATCCCGGGTCGGAAATCGAGCTGCGGAGCGGGTCGATCGCCAGCTTTCGTTCGGCCGTGTTCGACTCGCCACTGCCCTACGGAGCGACTTCGAGCCTGAAGATGCTTGGCGGAACGATCGGCAGCGACGCGGCTTTTGCGGACGACCCCGCGATAGGGGTCGGGATGGCGGTCACGATCGCGGGGGGTGAGGTGCTCGACGAGTTACGTCTCAGCGAGTCCTCGCTCACTCAATCAGGGGGGCGCCTCACCAACTTGAGCGTCACCGATTCAACCTACAACATCACCGGTGGATCGGCCGAAGACGTGCGGCTCGGCGGCGGGACAATGTTGATGGACGGCGGCGCCATCCGGCGACTGCAGGTGGTCGGCGGCCAGGCCGTCATCGAAGGGGGCCGTTTGGGCTCGCTTTCGGGAGCGGCGCAGCTCGCGGGCCAGTTCGAGCTGGACGGCGTCCCCGTGTCGGGACCGACGACGGTCCCCAGCGGCTCGGTGCTGACGGGCGTGCTCGTCGATGGTTCGACGCTGGCGTTCTCGCCGATGTTTGATGACGAGTTGGGGAATTTGCAGTTGGTTTCCGCTCCGGTTCCGCCCGCGACGCCGAAGGTCCTCAACGCGCCGTACGACGCGATCCCCAACGGCATCCGTGACGGGCAGCTCTTGACGCTCGCGCCGGGCGCCGACGCGGGGCACGACTTCGTCGCGCTCGATGCGACGCTCAATGTCGCGGGGGGAACAGTTGGCGATGGCGCCGTGGTCGCGGGCGGCGTCACGCTGCTTTCTTCCGGCACGATTGGAAGAAGTTTTAACGCGATCGACGACGCGGTGGTCGTCGTCAGCGGTGGCCGCCTAGGCCCGGCGGCGGGCGGATCGTTCGACAACGCCCAAGTGCTGCGCGGGAGCACGCTGTCCGTCGTGGGGGGTGAGGTTCCGGGGCGCCTCGTCGTTGGCAGCGGCAGTTCAGTGAACGCCGTTGGCGGTTACGTGCGCGAGATCCGCCCACTTGGTAGGTCTACCGTACACGTTGGCGAAGAAGCGCAAATCGGCGCCATCGCCAACACGTCTCTGTACGGAGATGTCGGATCGGAGCGTATCGACCTGCGCATCGTCGGCGGGACCGTCGACTACATCGGGTTGCGACAGAGCGATGTTGAGATCGTCGCTGGCGACATCCGCAGTGCCTTCATGAGTGAGGGCAGTGTCGGGACGATCCGAGGAGGCACCCTCGAGTCTTCCGGCGCCGGCCCAGGTGGCCTGCTAACACTTATCGACGGCGTTGTAAGCGGAGGCATTTCCGCCGGCACTTCCGGTAGCTCCGTGCAGAGTCCCAATGGATTGGTTGCGGTCAAGGGCGGTCTCGTTGGGAATGCTACAGCACTACGGCAGGGTGAAGTAACGATTGAAGGAGGCCGTATCACGGGGAACCTTCTCGCCGACGAGGGGACGATTGAGATCGTGGGCGGCCAAGTCGAGAATTTCACCAGCACAGACGGGAGCGCACAGCGTAATCGCATTGAGGATCGTGGCATTGTGAATCTCGCCGGTGGAGAAATCCGTGGCGGGTTCTTTGTCGAGCGCGGTGACTTCGGTGGTGCCGGATCGGCTCTCAACGTCGCCGGCGGCGTCTTCGGGCGGGCCAACCTCGCCGAGAATGGCGCGAAGGTGCGGCTCTACGGCGGCGAGTTCGCCCTCAACGGCGAAGCGGTCTCAGGCCAAGTCGATCCGATCGGCGACTACGTCCTTACCGGCACGCTCGGCGACGGCACGGTGGTGATTCTCGCGTCGGCGACGAGCGACGTCTTCGCGGCGGGGACGCTCGAACTCGTGTCAGCCGAAGTCCCGATGGCGCCGAGCGTCATCAACGCACCCTCCGAGCCGGCGCCACGCGGCCTCCGCGCCGGGCAGACGCTCAATCTCGGTGAAGGCGCCGCGATAGGTTACCACTTCGCCGCCGTTGATGCGACGCTCAACATGACCGGCGGTTCCATCGACTACGGCATAGAACTGCTGGGCTCGCAAGCTAATCTTGAGGGCGGGACCGTCGGCGAGGCGCTGTTTGTTCACGCCGGTTCGACCGTTAACATCGATGGCGCCTCGGTCGGTGACTACGCCACGGCCGGCGCCGGGGCGGTCGTGAACCTTTCGGCGGGAAGCCTCGGCGGGTTCACAACTTTCGAATCCGGGAGCGACCTCGTGATGAGCGGCGGCGCGATCGGGCGGCAGGCCCTGGTGCGTGGCGACGCACTCATCAGCGGCGGCGTGGTCGGGCGTGAGCTGCGAATGCGGACGGGCTCGGCGCTCGAACTCCGCGGCGCCGAGTTCCGACGGAATGGCGATCCGGTCAGCGGTCCGACGACGTTCCTGATCGGCGATATTCTCACCGGCGTCTTGTCGGACGGCACGCCCGTGTTGTTTGGCGCGGGCGACGCGCTGCTCAACGTGACGATCACCGAGACTGACGTCCCCGAAGCGCCGCTGGAAACAATCGTCGCGCCGGCGTCGCCGACGCCCCGCGGGCTCCGCGCGGGCCAGTCGCTCGTGCTGCAAGCGGGCGCGGCGACGGTCGCTGACTTCACCATGCTCGAGGCCGACGTCGTTGTTGATGGCGGCCAGATCGCCGATTACTTGGAGGCGCTCGACAGCCGCATCGAGCTGCGTGACGGATCGATTGGCGCCGAGGCGACTCTGTACGGCGATTCGCGTTTAACGGTCCGCGGCGGCGTGCTGGCGGCGGGCCTCACGGTTCGGAGTGGGGCGACGCTGAGCCAGATCGGCGGTGAGGTCGACAATCTCACGCTGACCGCCGGCGCCACGCTGAACGTTGGCGGCGGCGATTTCGGCGGGCAGCCCGAGGATTTGGCGGGCCGTGATTTCTGGACAACGACCGGTTCAACGATCAACCTCTTCGGCCTGTCGTTCACGCAGAACGGCGTCGATCTGCTAGCGAGTTTGGAACTGGGCCAATCCGTCGAAGTCGTCGATAAACTCGCGGCGATCGACGGCGTGCTGGCCGACGGGTCGGCCTTCGGTCTTGTGCCAGGCGGTCGCGCGCGGAGCATCGGAGCCGCTGCGTTCACGCTCACGAAGCTGCTGCTCGGCGACTTCAATCACGACGGCCTCGTGGACGCCGCTGACTACACCGTGTGGCGCGACAGCGAGGGCCAGCAGGTCGCCGCCGGCACGGGCGCGGACCACGACCTCGACGGCGAGATCACGTCGAGCGACCGCGACGTGTGGGCCGCCAACTACGGCCGCACGTTCGCCGTGGCACTCGCCGCGAGCGTGCCGGAGCCCGCCGGCGCTGGGCTGGTGACGCTCGCCACGCTGCTCGGCTTGACGCGCCGATCATGCCGGGGCCGGAGCGCCCCTTGA